A single region of the Xiphias gladius isolate SHS-SW01 ecotype Sanya breed wild chromosome 17, ASM1685928v1, whole genome shotgun sequence genome encodes:
- the npas2 gene encoding neuronal PAS domain-containing protein 2 isoform X1, with protein sequence MDNLSDFGGPCASTRREWDTNSCVEDLMDEDEKDRAKRASRNKSEKKRRDQFNVLIKELCTMLQGQGHPRKMDKSTILQRTIDFLQKQKDITAQNETCDVRQDWKPSFLSNEEFTQLMLEALDGFLVALTTDGNIIYVSDSVSSLTGHLPSDMVDQNILNFLPEREHGEVYKLLSSHMLMNDPIAADFLDSEAHIEFCCHLARGNIDPKEPPVYEYVKFVGDFKFHNNVPTSSCNGLELTLPRSLQSTLEEQVCLIATVRLVTPQFLKDLCNVEDPCDEFTSRHSLEWKFLFLDHRASPIIGYLPFEVLGTSGYDYYHVDDLELIAQCHKQLMQFGKGKSCYYRFLTKGQQWIWLQTHYYITYHQWNSKPEFIVCTHTVVSYAEVRAERRRAFGLEELSPPEIAPSSVKAQELYLDICSTLDPTRDSGARSVSSHSSRKSSHTALSDSASANSYTEACTPSWQSASIGTEKTSARLQPSSSKNLAQRQNSFDLLPQMSLPLSPTCSKHSVMQQQTQQQQQQQQQPSSMYQLQQPQLGVMNQLKEQLEERTRILQADIKTQQQELHDIKEKLHLANLQMLLQQPIHSDFGQAQQQPQQQGPGRPAQQSQSGVIRQLSSHPKPPACGAHSSSPHSLLRENSSPSAQVQQRLARGGQAPSVSLPVQTNTSLTMPFYSNPMMFSQTNTRPLQDANQRHTDNEFSQDGQLRMLLNQPMQTLVPTSSVTTQPSQCNMGISQTIYTLEQQIIAPSFSMQQVNCNAVLVPSPVFTSPIMFPHNSFITHQSQSAYQTQPQASQHSLQLQQPQQFFQMTQGLVQGGSTPAFLHTTNVPQQSTVGYMQQQPQTQAQQQQQQRQYQHSQNQTGSVSDFRNMLTR encoded by the exons ATGGACAACCTTTCTGACTTCGGTGGCCCCTGTGCGTCCACCCGCAGGGAATGGGA CACCAACAGCTGTGTGGAAGATTTAATGGATGAAGATGAGAAAGACAGGGCAAAAAG GGCATCCCGTAACAAATcggaaaagaaaagaagagaccAATTCAATGTGCTCATCAAGGAGCTATGCACCATGCTGCAGGGCCAAGGCCATCCGCGCAAGATGGACAAGTCCACCATATTGCAGAGAACTATTGACTTCTTGCAGAAACAGAAAG acATCACTGCACAGAATGAAACCTGTGATGTGAGACAGGACTGGAAGCCTTCCTTCCTCAGTAATGAGGAGTTCACACAGCTAATGCTGGAG GCCCTAGATGGTTTCTTGGTAGCATTAACTACAGATGGAAACATCATATACGTATCTGACAGTGTGTCTTCACTCACTGGCCATTTACCG TCAGATATGGTGGACCAAAATATCTTGAATTTCCTCCCGGAGCGGGAACACGGGGAGGTGTATAAGCTGCTATCATCCCACATGCTGATGAATGACCCCATTGCTGCTGACTTCCTTGACA gTGAGGCACATATTGAATTCTGCTGTCATCTAGCCAGAGGTAACATCGACCCAAAAGAGCCGCCTGTGTACGAGTACGTCAAGTTTGTTGGAGATTTCAAGTTTCATAACAAtg TGCCTACATCTTCTTGTAACGGGCTTGAATTGACGTTACCAAGAAGCCTGCAGTCGACGCTGGAGGAGCAGGTCTGCCTCATTGCTACTGTACGATTAGTCACTCCTCAGTTTCTCAAG GATTTGTGTAATGTGGAGGATCCTTGTGATGAATTCACATCCAGACACAGCCTTGAATGGAAGTTCCTGTTTTTAGATCACAG agcTTCACCAATCATAGGCTATTTACCCTTTGAGGTTCTTGGAACTTCTGGCTATGATTACTACCATGTAGATGACTTGGAACTTATAGCTCAGTGTCACAAGCAGT taATGCAGTTCGGAAAGGGTAAATCCTGTTACTATCGCTTCCTGACCAAAGGTCAGCAGTGGATTTGGTTGCAGACTCACTACTACATCACGTACCACCAGTGGAACTCCAAACCTGAGTTCATCGTCTGCACTCACACTGTTGTCAG TTATGCTGAAGTGCGAGCTGAAAGGAGGAGAGCGTTCGGCCTTGAAGAGCTGTCTCCACCTGAGATAGCTCCCTCCTCTGTGAAG GCTCAAGAGCTGTACTTGGACATCTGCTCCACACTGGACCCTACGCGGGACAGCGGTGCACGTTCGGTATCCTCCCACAGCTCGCGGAAGTCCTCCCACACAGCGCTGTCAGACTCTGCAT CAGCTAACTCCTACACAGAGGCCTGCACACCATCATGGCAGTCTGCTTCCATTGGGACGGAGAAGACATCCGCCAGACTCCAGCCTAGTAGTTCAAAG AATTTGGCACAAAGACAAAATTCCTTTGACCTCCTTCCCCAAATGAGCCTCCCCCTTTCTCCTACATGCAGCAAGCACTCCGTAATG caacagcaaacgcagcagcagcagcagcagcagcagcagccgtcGTCCATgtatcagctgcagcagcctcaGCTCGGCGTAATGAACCAGCTGaaggagcagctggaggagaggacACGCATTCTGCAGGCTGACATTAAAACgcagcagcaggagctgcaTGACATTAAGGAGAAGCTTCACCTGGCTAACCTCCAG aTGTTGTTACAGCAGCCTATCCACAGTGACTTTGGCCAGGCccagcagcagcctcagcagcagGGCCCGGGCAGGCCGGCACAGCAGAGCCAGTCAGGGGTGATCAGGCAGCTCTCAAGCCACCCTAAACCACCAGCCTGTGGGGCCCACAGTTCGTCCCCTCACTCGCTCCTGAGAGAGAACAGCTCACCCTCTGCACAG GTGCAGCAGAGGCTTGCACGGGGCGGGCAGGCGCCGTCAGTGAGTTTGCCCGTGCAGACGAACACGAGTCTGACGATGCCCTTCTACAGCAACCCCATGATGTTCTCTCAGACCAACACGAGGCCTCTGCAGGATGCAaaccaaagacacacagacaacgAGTTCAGCCAAGATGGACAGCTACG catGCTTCTCAACCAGCCAATGCAGACGCTGGTTCCAACTAGCAGTGTCACCACACAGCCTTCCCAGTGCAACATGGGCATCTCCCAAACCAT ATACACCTTGGAGCAGCAGATCATCGCACCCTCATTCTCCATGCAACAGGTCAACTGCAACGCCGTCCTTGTGCCCTCTCCGGTCTTCACGTCCCCCATTATGTTCCCGCACAACAGTTTCATCACACACCAGTCCCAGTCAGCCTACCAAACCCAGCCTCAGGCCTCTCAGCACTCCCTGCAGCTACAGCAGCCTCAGCAGTTCTTTCAG ATGACTCAAGGACTTGTACAGGGTGGGTCTACTCCAGCATTCTTACACACCACTAATGTCCCACAGCAAAGCACTGTGGGATAcatgcagcagcagccgcaAACGCAagcacaacagcaacagcaacaaaggCAATACCAACATTCCCAAAACCAGACTGGCAGCGTTTCAGACTTCCGAAATATGCTGACTCGGTAG
- the npas2 gene encoding neuronal PAS domain-containing protein 2 isoform X2, translating to MDNLSDFGGPCASTRREWDTNSCVEDLMDEDEKDRAKRASRNKSEKKRRDQFNVLIKELCTMLQGQGHPRKMDKSTILQRTIDFLQKQKDITAQNETCDVRQDWKPSFLSNEEFTQLMLEALDGFLVALTTDGNIIYVSDSVSSLTGHLPSDMVDQNILNFLPEREHGEVYKLLSSHMLMNDPIAADFLDSEAHIEFCCHLARGNIDPKEPPVYEYVKFVGDFKFHNNVPTSSCNGLELTLPRSLQSTLEEQVCLIATVRLVTPQFLKDLCNVEDPCDEFTSRHSLEWKFLFLDHRASPIIGYLPFEVLGTSGYDYYHVDDLELIAQCHKQLMQFGKGKSCYYRFLTKGQQWIWLQTHYYITYHQWNSKPEFIVCTHTVVSYAEVRAERRRAFGLEELSPPEIAPSSVKAQELYLDICSTLDPTRDSGARSVSSHSSRKSSHTALSDSASNSYTEACTPSWQSASIGTEKTSARLQPSSSKNLAQRQNSFDLLPQMSLPLSPTCSKHSVMQQQTQQQQQQQQQPSSMYQLQQPQLGVMNQLKEQLEERTRILQADIKTQQQELHDIKEKLHLANLQMLLQQPIHSDFGQAQQQPQQQGPGRPAQQSQSGVIRQLSSHPKPPACGAHSSSPHSLLRENSSPSAQVQQRLARGGQAPSVSLPVQTNTSLTMPFYSNPMMFSQTNTRPLQDANQRHTDNEFSQDGQLRMLLNQPMQTLVPTSSVTTQPSQCNMGISQTIYTLEQQIIAPSFSMQQVNCNAVLVPSPVFTSPIMFPHNSFITHQSQSAYQTQPQASQHSLQLQQPQQFFQMTQGLVQGGSTPAFLHTTNVPQQSTVGYMQQQPQTQAQQQQQQRQYQHSQNQTGSVSDFRNMLTR from the exons ATGGACAACCTTTCTGACTTCGGTGGCCCCTGTGCGTCCACCCGCAGGGAATGGGA CACCAACAGCTGTGTGGAAGATTTAATGGATGAAGATGAGAAAGACAGGGCAAAAAG GGCATCCCGTAACAAATcggaaaagaaaagaagagaccAATTCAATGTGCTCATCAAGGAGCTATGCACCATGCTGCAGGGCCAAGGCCATCCGCGCAAGATGGACAAGTCCACCATATTGCAGAGAACTATTGACTTCTTGCAGAAACAGAAAG acATCACTGCACAGAATGAAACCTGTGATGTGAGACAGGACTGGAAGCCTTCCTTCCTCAGTAATGAGGAGTTCACACAGCTAATGCTGGAG GCCCTAGATGGTTTCTTGGTAGCATTAACTACAGATGGAAACATCATATACGTATCTGACAGTGTGTCTTCACTCACTGGCCATTTACCG TCAGATATGGTGGACCAAAATATCTTGAATTTCCTCCCGGAGCGGGAACACGGGGAGGTGTATAAGCTGCTATCATCCCACATGCTGATGAATGACCCCATTGCTGCTGACTTCCTTGACA gTGAGGCACATATTGAATTCTGCTGTCATCTAGCCAGAGGTAACATCGACCCAAAAGAGCCGCCTGTGTACGAGTACGTCAAGTTTGTTGGAGATTTCAAGTTTCATAACAAtg TGCCTACATCTTCTTGTAACGGGCTTGAATTGACGTTACCAAGAAGCCTGCAGTCGACGCTGGAGGAGCAGGTCTGCCTCATTGCTACTGTACGATTAGTCACTCCTCAGTTTCTCAAG GATTTGTGTAATGTGGAGGATCCTTGTGATGAATTCACATCCAGACACAGCCTTGAATGGAAGTTCCTGTTTTTAGATCACAG agcTTCACCAATCATAGGCTATTTACCCTTTGAGGTTCTTGGAACTTCTGGCTATGATTACTACCATGTAGATGACTTGGAACTTATAGCTCAGTGTCACAAGCAGT taATGCAGTTCGGAAAGGGTAAATCCTGTTACTATCGCTTCCTGACCAAAGGTCAGCAGTGGATTTGGTTGCAGACTCACTACTACATCACGTACCACCAGTGGAACTCCAAACCTGAGTTCATCGTCTGCACTCACACTGTTGTCAG TTATGCTGAAGTGCGAGCTGAAAGGAGGAGAGCGTTCGGCCTTGAAGAGCTGTCTCCACCTGAGATAGCTCCCTCCTCTGTGAAG GCTCAAGAGCTGTACTTGGACATCTGCTCCACACTGGACCCTACGCGGGACAGCGGTGCACGTTCGGTATCCTCCCACAGCTCGCGGAAGTCCTCCCACACAGCGCTGTCAGACTCTGCAT CTAACTCCTACACAGAGGCCTGCACACCATCATGGCAGTCTGCTTCCATTGGGACGGAGAAGACATCCGCCAGACTCCAGCCTAGTAGTTCAAAG AATTTGGCACAAAGACAAAATTCCTTTGACCTCCTTCCCCAAATGAGCCTCCCCCTTTCTCCTACATGCAGCAAGCACTCCGTAATG caacagcaaacgcagcagcagcagcagcagcagcagcagccgtcGTCCATgtatcagctgcagcagcctcaGCTCGGCGTAATGAACCAGCTGaaggagcagctggaggagaggacACGCATTCTGCAGGCTGACATTAAAACgcagcagcaggagctgcaTGACATTAAGGAGAAGCTTCACCTGGCTAACCTCCAG aTGTTGTTACAGCAGCCTATCCACAGTGACTTTGGCCAGGCccagcagcagcctcagcagcagGGCCCGGGCAGGCCGGCACAGCAGAGCCAGTCAGGGGTGATCAGGCAGCTCTCAAGCCACCCTAAACCACCAGCCTGTGGGGCCCACAGTTCGTCCCCTCACTCGCTCCTGAGAGAGAACAGCTCACCCTCTGCACAG GTGCAGCAGAGGCTTGCACGGGGCGGGCAGGCGCCGTCAGTGAGTTTGCCCGTGCAGACGAACACGAGTCTGACGATGCCCTTCTACAGCAACCCCATGATGTTCTCTCAGACCAACACGAGGCCTCTGCAGGATGCAaaccaaagacacacagacaacgAGTTCAGCCAAGATGGACAGCTACG catGCTTCTCAACCAGCCAATGCAGACGCTGGTTCCAACTAGCAGTGTCACCACACAGCCTTCCCAGTGCAACATGGGCATCTCCCAAACCAT ATACACCTTGGAGCAGCAGATCATCGCACCCTCATTCTCCATGCAACAGGTCAACTGCAACGCCGTCCTTGTGCCCTCTCCGGTCTTCACGTCCCCCATTATGTTCCCGCACAACAGTTTCATCACACACCAGTCCCAGTCAGCCTACCAAACCCAGCCTCAGGCCTCTCAGCACTCCCTGCAGCTACAGCAGCCTCAGCAGTTCTTTCAG ATGACTCAAGGACTTGTACAGGGTGGGTCTACTCCAGCATTCTTACACACCACTAATGTCCCACAGCAAAGCACTGTGGGATAcatgcagcagcagccgcaAACGCAagcacaacagcaacagcaacaaaggCAATACCAACATTCCCAAAACCAGACTGGCAGCGTTTCAGACTTCCGAAATATGCTGACTCGGTAG